The Candidatus Limnocylindrales bacterium genome has a segment encoding these proteins:
- the sdhA gene encoding succinate dehydrogenase flavoprotein subunit yields MKNPKIAIVGGGLAGLMSAIKLAEKGYALSLFSLVPVKRSHSVCAQGGINAAKNIKGEGDSPWQHFEDTIYGGDFLANQPPVKGMCEAGPGIIDLLDRMGVMFNRTPEGLIDMRRFGGTKYNRAAFAGTTTGQQLLYALDEQVRRYEAAGLIKKYEGWDFLSAVIDEAGICRGLCAMNLTTLEVRTFPADAVVLATGGIGYIFGKSTNSIICNGSAASAVYQQGAYYANGEFIQIHPSTIPGEDKLRLISESVRSEGGRLWTYKDGKPWYFLEEWHPEYKNLVPRDIASRAIYKVCYELKLGIQGKNLVYLDITHLDPQLIETRLGGVVEIYQKFMGEDPRKVPMKIFPGMHYSMGGLWVDYNQMTNIPGLFAVGECEYQYHGANRLGANSLLSCFYGGMIIGRSVVEYTTGLQSGVESVSSTVFERELKRQQQINDQLLRSADGPENPYQIHKEMGEWMTQHVTVIRYNKNLQETDHKLQELLDRYKKIGLNDRGNWANPSLPFARQLYNMLQLARAITISALARNESRGAHYKPEFPNRDDENWLKTTKARFTPHGPELSYEPVDVSLIKPRPRKY; encoded by the coding sequence ATGAAAAATCCTAAGATAGCTATTGTAGGGGGTGGCCTGGCCGGCCTTATGTCTGCCATTAAGCTGGCCGAGAAAGGATATGCCTTGAGTCTTTTTTCCCTTGTACCGGTTAAACGTTCCCATTCGGTGTGTGCCCAAGGAGGGATCAATGCCGCCAAAAATATCAAAGGGGAGGGAGATTCTCCCTGGCAGCATTTTGAGGATACCATCTATGGAGGGGATTTTTTAGCTAATCAGCCTCCAGTCAAAGGGATGTGCGAAGCAGGCCCGGGAATTATCGATCTGCTGGACCGCATGGGGGTTATGTTCAACCGAACCCCGGAAGGTTTGATCGATATGCGTCGATTTGGTGGGACTAAATACAATCGGGCAGCTTTTGCAGGTACGACCACCGGTCAGCAGCTTTTATATGCTTTGGACGAGCAGGTGCGCCGGTATGAGGCAGCCGGACTGATTAAAAAATATGAGGGTTGGGATTTCCTATCCGCTGTCATCGATGAAGCGGGAATTTGTCGAGGGCTCTGTGCCATGAACTTAACGACCCTGGAAGTTCGAACTTTTCCGGCAGATGCAGTTGTGCTGGCCACCGGAGGGATCGGGTATATTTTTGGTAAGAGTACCAATTCCATCATTTGCAATGGGAGTGCTGCCAGTGCCGTTTATCAACAAGGGGCCTATTATGCAAACGGTGAGTTCATCCAGATCCATCCTTCGACCATCCCTGGAGAGGATAAACTCCGTCTCATTTCAGAATCCGTTCGGAGCGAAGGGGGACGGTTATGGACGTATAAAGATGGAAAACCCTGGTATTTCCTGGAGGAATGGCACCCAGAGTACAAAAATCTGGTTCCTCGAGACATTGCCTCCCGGGCTATTTATAAGGTCTGTTACGAGTTAAAGCTGGGGATCCAGGGAAAAAATCTGGTTTACCTGGATATCACCCATCTGGATCCCCAGCTTATCGAGACGAGACTGGGAGGAGTGGTGGAAATCTACCAGAAATTTATGGGAGAAGACCCCCGGAAGGTCCCCATGAAGATTTTTCCCGGTATGCATTACTCCATGGGCGGGCTCTGGGTGGATTATAATCAGATGACAAATATCCCGGGACTCTTTGCCGTAGGGGAATGTGAATATCAATATCATGGAGCCAATCGATTAGGAGCTAATTCCCTTTTATCCTGCTTTTACGGGGGAATGATCATCGGAAGATCCGTGGTGGAATATACAACCGGATTACAATCCGGAGTAGAAAGTGTTTCCTCTACGGTATTTGAGCGTGAACTGAAACGTCAGCAGCAAATAAACGATCAGCTCCTCCGTTCTGCCGATGGCCCTGAAAATCCTTATCAAATCCACAAAGAAATGGGAGAGTGGATGACCCAGCATGTAACCGTTATTCGCTATAACAAGAACCTTCAAGAAACCGATCATAAACTCCAGGAACTCCTGGATCGATATAAAAAAATCGGATTAAACGATCGCGGGAACTGGGCAAATCCTTCCCTTCCCTTTGCACGTCAGTTATACAATATGCTTCAACTCGCCCGTGCCATTACCATCAGTGCACTGGCCCGTAACGAAAGCCGGGGGGCCCATTATAAACCTGAATTCCCCAACCGGGATGACGAAAACTGGCTCAAAACTACCAAGGCCCGCTTCACTCCCCATGGACCTGAATTAAGTTATGAGCCGGTGGATGTGTCGTTAATTAAACCGAGACCGAGGAAGTATTAA
- a CDS encoding glycine zipper domain-containing protein produces MKKPGLILLVIGLLLWTAGCAGYRTETGAAIGAGAGALAGQAIGHDTQSTLIGTALGGLTGAVIGNAMDKYDQQRYGQYGNPTLGYSTYNPGAGYWVTVPGQWVNGQWIPQHQVWVPANPR; encoded by the coding sequence ATGAAAAAGCCAGGTTTAATTTTACTGGTTATAGGTCTTTTGTTGTGGACGGCGGGTTGTGCCGGGTATCGAACGGAAACCGGAGCTGCCATAGGTGCTGGGGCTGGAGCTCTGGCTGGACAGGCCATTGGCCATGATACACAGAGTACTTTAATCGGTACGGCATTAGGTGGGTTAACCGGGGCTGTGATCGGAAATGCCATGGATAAATATGATCAGCAAAGATACGGTCAATACGGTAATCCAACTTTAGGTTATTCTACTTACAACCCCGGGGCTGGTTATTGGGTCACAGTTCCTGGTCAGTGGGTTAATGGTCAGTGGATTCCCCAACATCAGGTATGGGTACCCGCCAATCCGCGATAA
- a CDS encoding FtsW/RodA/SpoVE family cell cycle protein has product MLNLESIPSSFHSFFLGSYSLTLISIFFFSFIIFFGQARWISRLKFILLSILVWFTLFIGFYPLVRDNFQLNRYFELYLISYLFAFIFMLHQVNYRNYALFPLITLLNGTGLLLLYRLSYFSHLNTQKEFSKQALFSAVGLFFMVLTTWTLKVTLQVDVHRDSFALLKPPKLDLVLGWIINHLIFNNFVSYHFWLIITLILLTIPIIFGTGMRITLSGVQFQPSEFVKVTFIFYLTYHLVKYREKIGGWETPLRQRLGFLIFPLITLSLPFAGYVLQKDFGPLMLYSLVLMAMFFVGTSRIFEVAFIISLFTLIIYVYNTFSSVINAVIPKYASIIVDRINIWQNPWLHTKGEQIVRSLWAIKEGGLWGTGLGAGHPEFFPSEVQHDFIFTLMTHELGLLGGFLIILAYIGFCLLGIRIAFANRKDYTWNAKWAELRLILALGCTLIIFVQAMINIGGVINFSLMTGITLPFVSYGGTSIMVSYIVVGILLFCSLSRREFTFV; this is encoded by the coding sequence ATGCTAAATTTGGAGTCTATTCCAAGCTCGTTCCATAGCTTTTTTCTGGGAAGTTATAGCCTGACTCTGATAAGTATTTTTTTCTTTAGCTTTATTATATTCTTCGGTCAGGCCCGTTGGATTTCCCGGCTTAAATTTATTTTATTATCGATTCTGGTCTGGTTTACACTGTTTATAGGTTTCTACCCCCTGGTCAGAGATAACTTCCAACTGAATCGTTACTTTGAACTGTACCTGATTTCTTATTTGTTTGCATTTATTTTCATGCTTCACCAGGTCAATTACCGGAATTATGCACTTTTTCCCCTGATAACTTTACTCAACGGAACCGGACTTCTCTTACTCTATCGCTTGAGTTATTTTTCTCATCTGAACACGCAAAAAGAGTTCAGCAAACAGGCTTTATTTTCGGCGGTTGGACTTTTTTTTATGGTTTTAACCACCTGGACCCTTAAGGTAACCCTTCAGGTCGATGTACACAGGGATAGCTTTGCCTTGTTAAAACCCCCCAAACTGGATCTAGTCCTGGGCTGGATCATTAACCACCTGATATTTAATAACTTTGTGTCTTATCACTTCTGGCTCATTATCACGCTTATTTTATTGACAATTCCCATTATCTTTGGAACAGGCATGCGGATCACTTTAAGTGGGGTTCAGTTTCAACCCAGTGAGTTTGTTAAAGTTACGTTTATTTTTTACCTTACCTATCATTTGGTTAAATATCGAGAAAAGATCGGAGGATGGGAAACACCTCTTCGCCAACGGTTAGGATTTCTTATCTTTCCCCTAATAACCTTATCTTTACCTTTTGCTGGTTATGTTCTCCAAAAGGATTTTGGACCTTTGATGCTCTATTCGTTGGTGTTGATGGCCATGTTCTTTGTCGGAACATCTCGGATATTTGAGGTTGCTTTCATCATAAGTCTTTTTACCCTGATTATTTACGTGTATAATACTTTCTCCTCGGTTATCAATGCCGTTATACCAAAATACGCTTCGATTATTGTGGATCGGATCAATATCTGGCAAAATCCCTGGTTGCACACAAAGGGTGAGCAAATTGTTCGTTCTTTATGGGCCATTAAAGAGGGAGGGCTCTGGGGAACAGGCCTGGGGGCTGGACATCCTGAATTTTTTCCTTCTGAGGTTCAGCATGACTTTATTTTTACCTTAATGACCCATGAATTAGGCCTGTTGGGTGGTTTCTTGATCATCCTGGCTTATATTGGTTTTTGTCTTTTGGGGATCCGAATTGCCTTTGCAAACCGTAAAGATTATACCTGGAATGCTAAATGGGCTGAACTTCGACTTATCCTTGCCTTGGGATGTACTTTGATTATTTTTGTCCAAGCCATGATTAATATCGGTGGGGTTATCAATTTTAGCTTGATGACCGGGATCACCTTACCTTTCGTAAGTTATGGAGGGACTTCCATTATGGTGAGTTATATCGTGGTAGGGATATTATTGTTTTGTTCCCTCAGCCGAAGGGAGTTTACTTTCGTTTAA
- a CDS encoding sulfite oxidase-like oxidoreductase, which translates to MSRKTTDPKRIPPGQTVTEKFPVLHVGSIPTFDEKTWDFRVTGLVENPIRLTWSEFLQLPKVTIISDFHCVTTWSRFDNVWEGVSFRYLADLVKPKPEARYVVTDDGRGYTANLPLEVLMDEDVLFAYKHDGQPLAPEHGGPLRLVVPKRYAWKSTKWVRGVRFLQEDEPGYWEVRGYSNTADPWTEDRFSQGW; encoded by the coding sequence ATGTCTCGAAAAACCACAGATCCCAAACGAATACCTCCGGGCCAAACGGTTACGGAGAAATTTCCTGTACTTCATGTAGGTTCTATTCCAACCTTCGATGAAAAAACCTGGGATTTCCGGGTTACCGGACTTGTAGAAAACCCAATACGACTGACCTGGAGTGAGTTTCTTCAACTTCCCAAAGTAACTATTATCAGCGATTTCCATTGTGTAACGACCTGGAGTCGCTTCGATAACGTTTGGGAAGGGGTTAGTTTCAGATATCTTGCAGATCTGGTTAAGCCGAAACCGGAAGCCCGGTATGTTGTGACCGATGATGGGAGGGGTTATACTGCCAATCTTCCCCTGGAGGTTTTGATGGATGAGGACGTTCTGTTTGCTTACAAACACGACGGTCAGCCCCTAGCCCCTGAACATGGAGGCCCCCTTCGATTGGTGGTTCCTAAAAGGTATGCCTGGAAATCTACCAAATGGGTTCGCGGGGTTCGCTTCCTCCAGGAAGATGAACCGGGTTACTGGGAAGTTAGAGGGTATAGTAATACAGCCGATCCCTGGACAGAAGATCGATTCAGCCAGGGCTGGTAA
- the amrB gene encoding AmmeMemoRadiSam system protein B encodes MDYPKLRYINAFPVEHEGQNLICIQDPAGFCEKVFFVSYPLFTLMAFFDGQHSIRDIQVEYMRRYGELLYKENIVALINELDNHLLLESERFEAHRKKLENEFRQLTYRPAALAGKSYEADPVRLENQLLSFFTSPEGPGPIPETKPSRTLKGVIAPHVDLRNGGPCFAWAYQEIQTCSEADLFIIFGTAHNPTRGFFTLTTKDFETPLGTVETDKEFIQELEKKYPYDLYQDELNHKTEHSVEFQVVFLRYLYRNRRPIKILPILCGSLHELIVTGVNPMTVPEVKDFIQALREVITARSSKVCMIAGADLSHIGPRYGDPEAPSQAFRKYIAREDLSMLQQIEQLSLEGFFQSIHKDHNKRRICGVAPIYALLASLDASQGKLLKYDQTIIDPVTQSVVSFASMAFY; translated from the coding sequence ATGGATTATCCAAAACTGCGTTACATTAATGCATTCCCCGTAGAGCATGAAGGGCAAAACCTGATTTGTATTCAAGACCCTGCAGGTTTTTGTGAAAAAGTTTTTTTTGTTTCCTATCCCCTTTTTACCTTAATGGCTTTTTTTGATGGTCAGCACTCCATTCGGGATATTCAGGTAGAATACATGCGCCGCTATGGGGAACTTCTCTATAAGGAAAACATTGTGGCGTTGATTAACGAGTTGGATAATCACTTACTGCTGGAGAGTGAGCGATTTGAGGCCCATCGCAAGAAATTAGAGAATGAATTCAGGCAGTTAACGTATCGTCCGGCGGCCCTGGCCGGAAAGAGTTACGAAGCGGATCCCGTTCGTTTGGAGAATCAACTACTCAGCTTTTTTACCTCTCCGGAGGGGCCCGGCCCCATCCCGGAGACTAAACCTTCAAGAACCCTCAAAGGGGTCATAGCTCCCCATGTGGATCTTCGAAACGGGGGACCCTGTTTTGCCTGGGCCTATCAAGAAATCCAGACCTGCTCAGAAGCCGATCTTTTTATCATCTTTGGTACGGCCCATAACCCAACCAGGGGGTTTTTTACCCTTACCACGAAGGATTTTGAAACCCCTCTGGGAACCGTGGAAACCGATAAAGAGTTCATCCAGGAATTGGAAAAAAAATATCCCTACGACCTTTATCAAGACGAATTAAATCATAAAACCGAACACTCGGTTGAATTCCAGGTTGTGTTCCTTCGCTATCTTTACCGGAACCGCCGACCCATCAAAATCCTCCCCATCCTCTGTGGTTCCCTCCATGAACTCATTGTAACCGGGGTTAATCCCATGACGGTTCCGGAAGTGAAGGATTTTATTCAAGCTCTCCGGGAGGTCATCACAGCCCGGTCTTCTAAAGTTTGCATGATCGCCGGAGCCGATCTGAGTCACATTGGTCCCCGTTACGGAGACCCTGAAGCACCTTCCCAGGCTTTCCGTAAATACATTGCCCGGGAAGACCTTTCTATGCTTCAGCAGATCGAACAGCTAAGCCTGGAAGGATTTTTTCAATCTATTCACAAAGATCATAACAAGCGTAGAATTTGCGGAGTGGCTCCGATTTATGCCTTATTGGCTTCCCTGGATGCCTCCCAGGGTAAGCTCCTTAAATATGATCAGACCATCATAGATCCTGTAACGCAATCGGTCGTCAGCTTCGCCAGTATGGCTTTCTATTAA
- the sdhB gene encoding succinate dehydrogenase iron-sulfur subunit, with protein sequence METKTVYLKIKRQRRPEEAPYWEEFEIPYRPNMNVIIALQDIQKNPVTRQGQKTTPVVWDCNCLEEVCGACSMIINGQVRQACSTLIDKLYQPIVLAPMTKFPVIRDLLVDRSRMFESLKKIKGWIPIDGTYDLGPGPRMAESERRKAYDFSRCMTCGCCLEVCPQVNPLSEFMGPAALGQVRLFNTHPTGQMNQAERWEAIMGPDGIVNCSNDQNCVKACPKNIPLTEAIAELNRDLTFYGILGLLRR encoded by the coding sequence ATGGAGACAAAGACGGTATATCTAAAAATTAAACGGCAAAGGAGACCTGAGGAGGCACCCTATTGGGAGGAATTTGAAATTCCTTATCGACCCAATATGAACGTGATCATAGCCCTGCAAGATATTCAGAAAAATCCGGTTACCCGGCAAGGACAGAAGACAACGCCGGTTGTCTGGGATTGTAATTGTTTGGAAGAAGTCTGCGGGGCCTGTTCGATGATCATTAACGGTCAGGTCAGACAGGCCTGTTCGACTCTGATCGATAAACTCTATCAACCCATTGTCCTGGCACCCATGACCAAATTCCCGGTTATTCGGGACCTGCTGGTGGACCGGAGCCGCATGTTCGAGAGTCTAAAAAAAATAAAAGGCTGGATTCCCATTGATGGGACCTATGATTTGGGACCGGGTCCCAGAATGGCCGAATCTGAACGGCGTAAAGCCTATGACTTTTCCCGATGCATGACCTGTGGCTGTTGCCTGGAGGTCTGTCCACAGGTAAATCCCTTATCTGAATTTATGGGCCCGGCTGCATTGGGACAGGTCCGGTTATTTAATACCCACCCAACCGGACAAATGAACCAAGCAGAACGATGGGAAGCTATTATGGGACCCGATGGTATTGTCAATTGTAGTAACGATCAAAATTGTGTGAAAGCCTGTCCGAAAAATATCCCTTTAACCGAAGCCATTGCAGAGCTTAACCGGGACCTGACATTCTACGGTATCTTAGGATTATTGAGGAGATAA
- a CDS encoding DUF4388 domain-containing protein: MLDHNILIVGTDPSVVGLLNIHLEEEGFSVSISDNIPDSLSYLERKKFDLVVLDLTELGAELYHRVGSNPETADIPFILLNPWGEKISFTPRSRDHIVEDMNMEEIVGKVKDLLHITQELQKSNSKPSVKVQEPESAPAELPITVEDGVVFKGCLEKIRIDEILRGLSLMGKSGKLLVTYGERKGFLYFTQGHVVHAVTGNLKGEKAVYRLLLWHKGQFLFDPQTILIEQNIHTPTETLLIECSRRLDQYKHLLTQLPSLETRIETLSLSQLKSLNSQEMKILSIANRQPTLLRLIETCPLDDGITLQIVARFYKQKVIGPVEEEEEEATQAIPSPEPTAALEGNLKEINIGEVIQILVLSRKEGRLLVAWEDRKGEVYIQNGNITYATVERLKGESAVYRLLTWREGKFRFDTGVTLKGRNVQKSLESIFFEGLDILEEYKRFMEQFPSLTAYVEVISVTGQEKITPDEAKILKVVNESDTLQDIIHHSPFEDLKTLKILSKLYSDRIIGISKGAPDKKSQSVNYDQIADDLFG, encoded by the coding sequence ATGCTGGATCATAATATCCTCATAGTTGGAACAGATCCCAGTGTGGTCGGTTTACTGAACATCCATCTGGAGGAAGAGGGGTTTTCAGTTTCCATTTCCGATAATATCCCCGATAGTCTTTCTTACCTGGAAAGAAAGAAGTTCGATCTGGTGGTGTTAGATCTTACGGAACTGGGAGCCGAACTTTATCACAGGGTCGGGAGTAATCCTGAAACCGCGGACATTCCTTTTATTTTATTGAATCCCTGGGGGGAAAAAATCTCCTTTACCCCCCGTTCTCGAGATCACATTGTGGAAGATATGAACATGGAGGAGATTGTAGGCAAGGTCAAAGATCTTCTCCATATTACCCAGGAACTGCAAAAATCGAATTCTAAACCGTCTGTTAAAGTCCAGGAACCGGAAAGTGCACCTGCAGAACTTCCCATAACAGTGGAAGATGGGGTTGTGTTTAAAGGATGTCTGGAGAAAATAAGGATCGATGAGATTTTAAGAGGCCTCTCCCTGATGGGAAAGAGTGGTAAACTTCTGGTCACGTATGGAGAGCGAAAGGGCTTTCTTTACTTTACGCAAGGTCATGTGGTCCATGCAGTGACCGGAAATTTAAAAGGGGAAAAGGCGGTATACCGGCTCCTCCTCTGGCATAAGGGACAATTTTTATTTGATCCCCAGACCATCTTAATAGAACAAAACATCCATACTCCCACGGAGACCCTTCTCATCGAATGCTCTCGACGTCTGGATCAATACAAACACCTGCTTACCCAGCTTCCCTCTTTAGAAACACGGATCGAGACGTTATCCCTGAGCCAGCTTAAGTCCTTAAACTCCCAGGAGATGAAGATTTTGAGTATAGCCAACCGTCAGCCGACCCTTCTACGCCTTATCGAGACATGTCCCCTGGATGATGGAATTACCCTTCAGATCGTAGCCCGGTTCTACAAGCAGAAGGTCATCGGTCCGGTAGAAGAAGAGGAAGAAGAAGCTACCCAAGCAATCCCATCCCCGGAACCTACAGCGGCTTTAGAGGGTAACCTGAAAGAGATTAATATTGGGGAAGTCATTCAAATTCTGGTACTAAGCCGGAAGGAAGGAAGGCTTCTGGTTGCCTGGGAGGATCGTAAAGGGGAAGTTTACATCCAGAATGGAAACATTACCTATGCGACGGTCGAGCGTCTCAAAGGGGAGAGTGCCGTCTACCGGCTCCTAACCTGGCGAGAAGGAAAATTTCGCTTTGACACCGGGGTTACCCTAAAGGGTCGTAACGTTCAAAAATCCCTGGAAAGTATCTTCTTCGAAGGTCTGGATATTTTAGAAGAATATAAGCGGTTTATGGAACAATTCCCTTCCCTGACGGCTTACGTGGAGGTTATCTCGGTTACGGGTCAAGAAAAGATCACACCAGATGAGGCAAAGATTCTAAAAGTCGTTAATGAATCGGATACCCTCCAGGATATTATTCACCACAGTCCCTTTGAAGATCTCAAGACGCTCAAAATTTTGAGTAAGCTTTATTCGGATCGTATCATCGGAATAAGTAAAGGGGCACCGGATAAAAAGTCCCAATCGGTTAATTATGATCAAATCGCAGATGATTTGTTTGGATAA
- a CDS encoding protein-L-isoaspartate(D-aspartate) O-methyltransferase produces MIGLSIVDFEKARKRMVEEQLIQRGIQDARVLAAMTKVPRHLFVEEALQDRAYDDYPLPIGENQTISQPYMVGVMTQALKIDPEDRILEIGTGSAYQTAVLAELAYQVFSIERLPSLATKAWKILDYLRYYNVLIKVGDGTLGWKEHAPYNGIIVTASAPNLPKPLLEQLVDGGRLVIPIGNKLLQHLKVFTKKGDTFEVQKICQCTFVKLLGKYGWET; encoded by the coding sequence ATGATCGGGTTATCCATTGTAGATTTTGAAAAAGCACGGAAACGTATGGTGGAGGAGCAGCTTATACAGAGAGGAATTCAAGATGCCCGAGTCCTTGCGGCAATGACCAAAGTCCCCAGGCATTTGTTTGTAGAGGAGGCACTTCAAGATCGGGCCTATGATGATTACCCCCTTCCTATAGGAGAAAACCAGACGATTTCCCAACCTTATATGGTGGGAGTCATGACCCAGGCTTTGAAGATAGATCCCGAAGACCGCATTTTAGAAATCGGGACTGGTTCTGCCTATCAGACGGCTGTTCTGGCAGAACTGGCTTATCAGGTTTTTTCCATAGAACGTCTCCCCTCTCTGGCTACAAAGGCCTGGAAAATTTTGGATTATTTAAGATACTATAACGTTCTTATTAAGGTTGGCGATGGAACCCTGGGTTGGAAAGAACATGCCCCTTATAACGGGATCATCGTTACGGCCAGTGCTCCAAACCTCCCGAAACCCCTTCTGGAACAATTGGTCGATGGGGGTCGACTGGTTATTCCCATTGGAAATAAATTATTACAACACCTGAAGGTTTTTACAAAAAAAGGCGATACCTTCGAAGTCCAGAAGATTTGCCAATGTACCTTTGTAAAACTGCTCGGAAAGTACGGCTGGGAAACGTAG
- a CDS encoding isocitrate/isopropylmalate dehydrogenase family protein, translated as MKGRYLKAMNYQIAVIPGDGIGPEVINEGIKVIEAVQRRIPGLSLKFTRYKAGADCYRETGIPFPKEAYKACIEADAIYLGAVGYPDVLMPDGTEIAGEVVLKLRFDLDLYAGVRPIKLYPGIDSVLKGRTAGDIDYVILRENTEGLYASRGGGNLLRGEVTTDTMVLTRKGTERIIRYAFELAKKRKGAPKDGRKRVTCVDKANVLKSYAFFRKIYHEVARDYPDIDRDYAYIDAMVLWMNQIPEHYDVIVTENMFGDIISDLAASTVGGMGMAPSGDIGDHHAVFQPSHGTAPTLAGKGIANPLATILSGSMMLEWLGSRHRDAQALEAAQKIEEAVTRVLAEGKVRTPDIGGSAKTWEVGDAIVERL; from the coding sequence GTGAAAGGCCGTTATTTAAAAGCTATGAACTATCAAATCGCCGTAATTCCCGGAGATGGAATTGGTCCTGAAGTTATTAACGAAGGAATTAAAGTGATAGAGGCTGTTCAGCGCCGTATTCCTGGATTAAGTTTGAAATTTACCCGCTATAAGGCCGGAGCCGACTGCTATCGGGAAACCGGAATTCCTTTCCCAAAGGAAGCTTACAAAGCCTGTATAGAAGCCGATGCAATTTATTTGGGAGCCGTTGGTTATCCCGATGTTCTCATGCCGGACGGGACAGAAATAGCCGGAGAGGTCGTCTTGAAACTTCGCTTCGATCTGGATCTTTATGCCGGGGTCCGTCCCATTAAATTGTATCCGGGTATTGACTCCGTTCTTAAAGGTCGAACTGCAGGGGACATCGATTATGTCATTTTAAGAGAAAACACGGAAGGATTGTACGCTTCCCGGGGAGGTGGAAACCTTTTAAGAGGGGAAGTAACCACCGATACCATGGTTTTGACCCGTAAGGGGACCGAACGGATTATCCGATATGCCTTTGAATTGGCGAAAAAGCGAAAAGGGGCACCTAAGGATGGGAGAAAGCGAGTAACCTGCGTGGATAAGGCCAATGTTCTTAAAAGCTATGCCTTTTTCCGAAAAATCTATCATGAAGTTGCCAGAGATTATCCGGATATAGATCGAGATTATGCCTACATTGATGCCATGGTTCTCTGGATGAACCAGATACCTGAACACTACGATGTTATCGTCACTGAAAATATGTTCGGGGATATCATTTCGGACCTGGCTGCCAGCACCGTAGGCGGCATGGGTATGGCCCCTTCTGGAGATATCGGCGACCATCACGCGGTTTTTCAACCCTCCCATGGAACGGCCCCGACCCTGGCCGGAAAAGGAATTGCCAACCCCCTTGCAACCATCTTATCCGGGAGTATGATGCTGGAGTGGCTGGGTTCCCGGCATCGAGATGCTCAGGCCCTTGAGGCCGCCCAGAAAATTGAGGAAGCCGTTACCCGGGTTCTGGCCGAAGGAAAAGTCCGAACTCCAGATATCGGGGGAAGTGCAAAAACCTGGGAAGTGGGAGACGCCATTGTAGAAAGACTTTGA